Proteins co-encoded in one Zymomonas mobilis subsp. mobilis ATCC 10988 genomic window:
- the cysK gene encoding cysteine synthase A, with protein MAKINTILEAIGNTPHLRLNKLFPDHEVWIKVEKSNPGGSIKDRIALAMIEDAEKSGKLKKGGVIIEPTSGNTGIGLAMVAAVKGYKLILVMPESMSIERRRLMLAYGAEFDLTPKEKGMAGAIERARQLAEETEGAWIPQQFENPANINIHATTTGQEILKDFADTPIDALVSGVGTGGHLTGIGESLRKKWPDIQIFAVEPATSPVLAGGKPGAHAIQGIGAGFVPKNLHRNILNGIVEIENDEAKKWALRAAKEEGLLVGISTGATLAAIAKKIKELPANSRILGVNYDTGERYLSVPDFLPEA; from the coding sequence ATGGCAAAAATCAATACTATTTTGGAAGCGATCGGGAATACGCCTCATCTGCGTCTCAATAAGCTGTTTCCTGACCATGAAGTATGGATAAAAGTCGAAAAGAGTAATCCCGGCGGCTCAATCAAAGACCGTATCGCCCTCGCGATGATCGAAGATGCCGAAAAAAGCGGCAAATTGAAAAAAGGGGGCGTGATTATCGAACCGACCAGCGGGAATACCGGAATCGGTCTCGCTATGGTCGCCGCGGTCAAAGGCTATAAATTGATTTTGGTTATGCCTGAATCAATGTCGATTGAAAGACGGCGTTTGATGCTGGCCTATGGTGCCGAATTTGACCTAACACCGAAAGAAAAAGGCATGGCTGGTGCTATCGAGCGCGCCCGCCAATTGGCAGAAGAAACAGAAGGTGCTTGGATTCCCCAGCAATTTGAAAATCCAGCTAATATCAATATCCATGCCACCACAACAGGGCAGGAAATCTTGAAAGATTTCGCCGATACACCGATTGATGCCCTTGTCAGCGGCGTCGGCACTGGCGGCCACCTAACTGGCATCGGTGAAAGCCTCCGTAAAAAATGGCCGGATATTCAAATTTTCGCGGTTGAACCGGCGACTTCTCCGGTTTTGGCAGGCGGCAAACCGGGCGCACATGCTATTCAGGGCATTGGTGCTGGTTTCGTGCCGAAAAATTTACATCGCAATATTCTAAATGGCATCGTTGAAATCGAGAATGACGAAGCCAAAAAATGGGCATTGCGCGCCGCGAAAGAAGAAGGTCTGTTGGTCGGCATTTCAACGGGGGCAACGCTGGCCGCCATTGCCAAGAAAATCAAAGAATTACCGGCAAATAGCCGTATTCTCGGTGTTAATTATGATACCGGTGAAAGATATCTGTCGGTGCCGGATTTCTTACCGGAAGCCTGA
- a CDS encoding glycosyltransferase family 2 protein: MNNHEIKISFIVPAYNVKSYLGKCLTSLQQQSLDNFEIIVVEDCSTDGTLSKARQYARKDPRIQIICHKENQGLGPARNTGMEYARGKYICFVDSDDWVDPGYGEAFYLEAERTSADMVVGTFYAVFSQGARIVSHFVDPAVRYASLPFDAQTCPAVLSMPTPVWDKCYRREFLKNYNIRFPALIGEDIPFQWEAMTQAKRISVVGEPFYYYRIRDTKKNRSLTAGRDIFADVFLAQEKALAFLNDSGHYEKLKSIWWERMIKELLHLTDKSGDTLVSDNFVAKVFHTMLRKSLEPVDFSSLNRAYIPEHVLFMAMFAQKCSSWKEFQELVARSHPSNHQPRPRFIGLNKLQMVLTRYDLDVDENKISHQLKISNHNISMPYYPDLLDYKAIIYENNRIIILPPAHDPNMEPARININFEGHGCSKIWYFLSCYQEGRSSELCISQILLDKNKRILIDKKTILHIGEKIVLSFLEIPKDISFNECSFEFSVKCLSGFPAWESDVTISNFYGEGL; encoded by the coding sequence ATGAATAATCATGAAATAAAAATTTCGTTTATTGTTCCGGCGTATAATGTAAAAAGCTACCTTGGAAAATGTTTAACCTCACTACAACAGCAATCTCTCGATAACTTTGAGATTATTGTAGTCGAGGACTGTTCAACAGATGGCACCTTATCCAAAGCGCGGCAATACGCAAGAAAAGATCCAAGAATTCAAATCATTTGTCACAAAGAAAATCAGGGTCTAGGTCCTGCTCGCAATACAGGTATGGAATATGCGCGTGGGAAATATATCTGTTTCGTTGATTCCGATGATTGGGTTGACCCTGGTTATGGTGAAGCCTTTTATCTAGAGGCAGAGCGCACCTCTGCAGATATGGTAGTTGGGACGTTTTATGCTGTGTTCTCACAAGGCGCACGTATAGTTTCACATTTTGTTGATCCTGCAGTACGTTATGCATCGCTTCCATTTGATGCACAGACTTGTCCTGCTGTGTTATCTATGCCGACTCCAGTTTGGGATAAATGTTATAGGCGAGAATTTTTAAAAAATTATAACATTCGTTTCCCAGCTTTAATTGGAGAAGATATCCCTTTTCAATGGGAAGCAATGACACAAGCAAAACGTATATCAGTCGTTGGAGAGCCCTTTTATTATTACCGTATCAGAGATACTAAGAAAAATCGTTCTCTTACTGCTGGACGTGATATTTTTGCAGATGTCTTTTTGGCTCAAGAAAAAGCCTTAGCTTTTTTGAATGATAGTGGTCATTATGAAAAGCTTAAGAGCATTTGGTGGGAGCGTATGATTAAAGAGCTTCTCCATTTAACTGACAAGTCTGGTGACACGCTGGTTTCAGACAATTTTGTAGCTAAAGTATTTCATACAATGTTGCGAAAATCTTTAGAACCAGTAGATTTTTCTTCTCTTAATCGTGCATATATACCAGAACATGTTCTGTTTATGGCTATGTTTGCGCAAAAATGCTCCTCATGGAAAGAATTCCAAGAATTGGTAGCTCGATCTCATCCCAGCAATCATCAACCACGTCCTCGATTTATAGGTCTAAATAAACTGCAAATGGTGTTGACTAGGTATGATCTTGATGTAGATGAAAACAAAATATCTCATCAATTAAAAATTTCTAATCATAATATTAGCATGCCTTATTATCCAGATCTTCTAGATTATAAAGCTATTATATATGAAAACAATCGCATTATAATTTTACCCCCAGCTCATGATCCCAACATGGAACCAGCGCGAATTAATATTAACTTTGAAGGCCATGGATGCTCTAAAATTTGGTACTTCCTCTCATGCTATCAAGAAGGTCGATCTTCTGAACTTTGCATCAGCCAGATTCTTCTAGATAAGAACAAAAGAATACTTATAGATAAAAAAACAATTCTTCATATTGGAGAAAAAATAGTTCTTTCTTTTTTAGAAATTCCTAAAGATATTTCATTCAATGAATGTAGTTTTGAATTTTCTGTAAAATGTCTTTCTGGTTTTCCTGCATGGGAATCAGATGTAACTATTTCAAATTTTTATGGGGAAGGTTTATGA
- a CDS encoding RluA family pseudouridine synthase — MPTEQVTLTEEMIGWRLDRALASLITRLSRERLKNLISSGCVSNSQGALVRDPAFKIKSLDCFTVDIPLPRPAHNEPQDIPLEIVFEDEHLLVVNKPAGMVVHPAAGNYDNTLVNALLYHCAGKLSGIGGVARPGIVHRIDKDTSGLLVVAKTDPAHAGLAAQFADHSINRRYRAIVDGHPSLQGHVDAPLARSSVNRQKMAIVSDGRGKRAVTHYRMITPLKNASLIECRLETGRTHQVRVHMSSIGHSLLGDPVYGRSKKAHHALLQSLAFQRQALHAAHLGFIHPISGKQVDFDAEMPQDMQLLFKMLMISNRN, encoded by the coding sequence ATGCCGACAGAACAAGTGACGTTAACAGAAGAAATGATCGGCTGGCGCTTGGATCGGGCTTTGGCCAGTTTGATAACCCGCCTTTCGCGGGAAAGACTAAAAAACCTGATTTCCTCCGGCTGTGTTAGTAACAGCCAAGGGGCATTGGTGCGCGATCCGGCTTTCAAGATCAAAAGCCTTGATTGCTTTACCGTTGATATCCCCCTTCCCCGTCCGGCACATAACGAACCGCAAGACATCCCACTGGAAATTGTTTTCGAAGATGAGCATCTGCTAGTTGTCAATAAACCAGCCGGCATGGTGGTGCATCCTGCGGCCGGTAATTATGATAATACCTTGGTGAATGCTCTGCTTTATCATTGCGCCGGAAAATTATCCGGCATTGGCGGCGTGGCAAGACCGGGTATTGTCCATCGCATTGATAAGGACACCAGCGGTCTGTTGGTGGTAGCCAAAACCGATCCCGCGCATGCAGGCCTTGCAGCACAATTTGCCGACCATTCGATTAACCGCCGTTATCGGGCGATTGTTGACGGCCATCCCAGCCTCCAAGGCCATGTTGATGCACCTCTGGCTCGCTCTTCCGTCAATCGCCAAAAAATGGCGATCGTCTCTGATGGACGCGGCAAACGGGCGGTGACCCATTATCGCATGATTACGCCTTTAAAAAATGCCTCTCTTATAGAATGTCGCCTTGAAACGGGGCGGACGCATCAAGTCAGGGTGCATATGTCCTCTATCGGCCATTCTTTATTGGGTGATCCGGTTTATGGACGGAGCAAAAAGGCGCATCATGCGTTATTACAATCGTTGGCTTTTCAAAGGCAGGCTCTACATGCTGCCCATCTGGGTTTTATTCACCCGATTTCAGGTAAACAGGTGGACTTTGATGCGGAAATGCCCCAAGATATGCAGCTTTTATTCAAGATGCTTATGATAAGCAATCGTAACTAA
- the rpoH gene encoding RNA polymerase sigma factor RpoH — translation MATSSTLPAVVPALGGDQSLNHYLADIRKFPILKPEEEYMLAKRFQEHQDPKAASRLVTSHLRLVAKIAMGYRGYGLPVSELISEGNIGLMQGVKKFDPERGFRLATYAIWWIKASIQEYILRSWSLVKMGTTAAQKKLFFNLRRLKSNMNAFEDGDLKPDEVDSIATNLGVSNEEVVNMNRRMAMGGDSSLNITMREDGEGQMQDWLVDQEPLQDQQIEEEEESLVRHKLLIEAMDKLNDREKHILTERRLSDNPKTLEELSQVYGVSRERVRQIEVRAFDKLQKAIMELAGDRKLLPAMA, via the coding sequence ATGGCCACCAGTAGCACCCTTCCGGCAGTGGTTCCTGCATTGGGCGGTGACCAGAGTCTTAACCATTACTTGGCCGATATCCGCAAATTTCCGATTTTAAAACCGGAAGAAGAATATATGCTGGCTAAACGCTTTCAGGAACACCAAGATCCGAAAGCAGCCAGCCGTCTGGTAACCTCCCATTTACGTCTGGTTGCCAAAATCGCGATGGGATATCGCGGCTATGGCCTGCCTGTTTCCGAATTGATTTCAGAAGGCAATATCGGCCTGATGCAGGGTGTCAAAAAATTTGACCCCGAACGCGGTTTTCGCCTCGCGACCTATGCCATCTGGTGGATAAAGGCTTCTATTCAGGAATATATCCTGCGGTCTTGGAGTCTCGTTAAAATGGGAACTACCGCCGCACAAAAGAAGCTGTTCTTCAATCTCCGGCGTTTAAAGAGCAATATGAATGCCTTTGAAGACGGGGATTTAAAACCGGATGAAGTCGACTCCATTGCGACCAATCTCGGGGTCAGCAATGAAGAAGTTGTCAATATGAACCGCCGCATGGCGATGGGTGGCGACAGCTCGCTCAATATCACGATGCGGGAAGACGGCGAAGGCCAGATGCAAGACTGGCTGGTTGATCAGGAACCGCTACAAGACCAACAGATCGAAGAGGAAGAAGAAAGCCTCGTTCGTCATAAATTGTTGATCGAAGCGATGGATAAACTGAACGACCGTGAAAAACATATTCTGACAGAAAGACGATTAAGCGATAACCCGAAAACACTGGAAGAATTAAGTCAGGTCTATGGGGTCAGCCGCGAACGTGTCCGGCAAATCGAGGTGAGAGCCTTCGATAAATTGCAAAAGGCGATCATGGAACTCGCCGGAGACAGAAAGCTGTTACCCGCTATGGCATAG
- a CDS encoding glycosyltransferase family 2 protein, whose amino-acid sequence MQKKKLSRFRGLTKIDLAYHNWRQNNPLPRLKDKEIVPLRILALLSPNVIQSPDYFDCIASLQSQRGCTVETVSLPLSQFSVVSEPYDVVFWIRMATIFEEDYGQIAYQKLSEGYSLFYADHDTKLSSILHECPFFKPDFSPELLNTVDYLAAGCAFRPYWMDGQINIDDNFIYEKIKHLSRAKVKHLPLCLSHLTCPNTDQFFPPQSPIKFSINEFIKDKKITIIIPTAFYGSYLKNLLKSLHLTTKEFSNKIEIVIITNCSPSKSEEFLKNCPIRHKVIYYKNDFNYSGVNNKAVRETDGEILIFLNDDIELQDSHWLPDMLMLLQRPKSGAVGSLLRYPDNTIQHAGCLIGMNGGVGHIGVGLPVDSNTYHGIITAQREVSAVTGACLAIRRDVFLEVGMFDENLPFSFNDIALCLQLKDLGYTNYITTRSHIIHHESRSRGYDTTAHKYQTNREYFLYARSKYPSLRESDPYYNPNLDLSSVYMGYASLSEMQRKHFLYPRTQGCLVIIAQRMDYDQSAPIILDTLAQLVSCGKTRVVIAGENETYFSRKCHDMLSPSSVLIKSINNLQNILLNAPEYTLLLDLNLLELTDGLPSSLPVIIFYIQNKKIFFIDYFGRRTLQWQSLNIQDINLNSLVFPDKGF is encoded by the coding sequence TTGCAAAAAAAAAAGTTATCTCGCTTTCGTGGGCTAACTAAAATTGATTTAGCTTACCATAATTGGCGACAAAATAATCCATTGCCTCGGCTAAAAGACAAAGAGATTGTACCATTACGGATACTAGCCCTTCTTAGTCCAAATGTAATTCAATCTCCTGATTATTTTGATTGTATAGCTAGTTTACAGTCTCAGCGAGGTTGTACAGTTGAGACTGTATCTTTGCCTCTTTCTCAATTTTCTGTAGTTTCTGAACCATATGATGTCGTTTTTTGGATACGAATGGCAACGATTTTTGAAGAGGATTATGGACAAATTGCATATCAAAAATTATCTGAAGGATACAGTTTATTTTACGCAGACCATGATACAAAGCTTAGCTCTATTCTGCATGAATGCCCATTTTTTAAACCTGATTTTTCTCCAGAACTTCTTAATACGGTAGATTATCTTGCAGCAGGTTGCGCCTTTAGGCCTTATTGGATGGACGGCCAAATTAACATAGATGATAATTTCATTTACGAAAAAATTAAGCATTTATCTCGCGCTAAAGTTAAACATTTACCATTATGCCTAAGTCACCTTACCTGCCCCAACACAGATCAATTTTTTCCACCACAATCTCCAATTAAGTTTTCAATAAATGAATTTATAAAAGACAAAAAAATTACTATTATTATACCTACTGCTTTTTATGGATCTTATTTGAAAAATCTATTGAAGAGTCTGCATTTAACAACAAAAGAATTTTCTAATAAAATAGAAATTGTAATCATCACCAATTGTAGTCCATCGAAATCTGAAGAATTTTTGAAAAATTGCCCGATACGACATAAAGTAATTTATTATAAAAATGATTTTAATTACTCTGGTGTTAATAATAAAGCCGTTCGTGAAACTGATGGCGAAATACTAATTTTTCTTAATGATGACATTGAATTACAGGATTCTCATTGGCTTCCCGATATGCTTATGCTTCTTCAGCGGCCAAAATCTGGAGCAGTAGGAAGTTTACTACGTTATCCTGATAACACTATACAACATGCAGGATGCCTAATTGGTATGAATGGAGGAGTCGGGCATATCGGTGTCGGACTTCCCGTAGATTCAAATACTTACCATGGAATTATAACAGCCCAAAGAGAAGTATCTGCAGTTACTGGAGCTTGTCTAGCTATACGTCGAGATGTTTTCTTAGAAGTTGGTATGTTCGACGAAAATTTACCGTTTTCTTTCAACGACATTGCTCTTTGTCTACAGTTAAAAGATTTAGGCTATACTAACTATATTACAACCCGTAGTCACATTATTCATCATGAGTCTCGCTCCCGTGGTTATGATACGACAGCGCATAAATATCAAACTAACCGCGAATACTTTTTATATGCCCGTTCTAAATATCCTAGTTTAAGAGAATCTGACCCTTATTATAATCCGAATCTTGATCTTTCATCTGTTTATATGGGATATGCATCACTTTCTGAAATGCAACGGAAACATTTTCTGTATCCTAGAACTCAAGGTTGTTTAGTGATCATTGCACAAAGAATGGATTATGATCAATCCGCCCCTATTATTCTCGATACATTAGCACAACTAGTTTCTTGCGGAAAAACGCGAGTGGTCATTGCCGGCGAGAATGAAACATATTTTTCACGGAAGTGTCATGATATGTTAAGTCCATCCTCTGTTCTAATTAAATCTATTAATAATTTACAAAACATTCTATTGAATGCGCCAGAATATACGTTACTTCTTGATTTAAATTTACTAGAATTAACAGATGGATTGCCATCTTCTTTACCAGTAATTATTTTTTACATCCAAAATAAAAAAATTTTTTTTATAGATTATTTTGGGCGCCGCACATTACAATGGCAATCATTAAATATACAAGATATAAATCTAAATAGTCTAGTATTCCCTGATAAGGGTTTTTAA
- a CDS encoding glycosyltransferase family 4 protein gives MRILVDSLNLSLPFGTGITTYTNNFITNSVECGHEIDILLGNNTSHFGNCSSLNEILFFSNKKKSTLGPIQRFYREIKTCFAPRVNEISFVRSQNDLPINHAWHIRQLYRSAMAAFKHFGRFTELDIPGIDIAHWTSAMPICIRNAINVYTIHDIVPLLYPEFVLNNHLLYKKLIFSIDKKSDFILTVSENSRKDIISILGCDNSKVINTYQSIENGFWNKPFKNGKEIPEGLEEKKYFLFFGAVEPKKNIARIIAAHKESKTKLPLVLVVSQGWGCDDVWEEINNYSNDGSRRCIVIKYLQRDDLINIISHAKALIFPSLYEGFGLPALEAMALGTPVVGSTEGSLPEIIGQAGILVNPLSVEELKNAIIQLEYNPELTKKLIQAGKDRAIFFSNSAYCKRLSSALDLCSAKLHKLK, from the coding sequence ATGAGGATACTTGTTGATAGTTTAAATTTATCTTTACCATTCGGTACAGGGATTACTACCTATACAAATAATTTTATTACAAACTCCGTGGAATGCGGCCATGAGATAGATATTCTTCTTGGAAATAATACTTCTCATTTTGGCAATTGCTCTTCTCTGAATGAAATTTTATTTTTTAGTAATAAAAAAAAATCTACACTAGGCCCTATACAAAGATTTTATAGGGAAATTAAAACGTGCTTTGCTCCCAGAGTAAACGAAATTTCTTTTGTCAGAAGTCAAAATGACCTCCCTATTAATCATGCATGGCACATAAGACAGCTTTACAGAAGTGCAATGGCAGCCTTTAAACATTTCGGTCGATTTACTGAGTTAGATATCCCAGGAATTGATATTGCACATTGGACATCTGCTATGCCAATCTGTATTCGCAATGCTATTAACGTATACACAATTCATGATATTGTTCCTTTATTGTACCCAGAATTTGTTTTAAATAATCATTTACTTTATAAAAAATTAATTTTTTCTATAGATAAAAAATCTGATTTTATATTAACAGTTTCTGAAAATTCAAGAAAAGATATAATATCGATACTAGGGTGTGATAATAGTAAAGTAATAAATACTTATCAATCAATTGAAAATGGCTTTTGGAATAAACCATTTAAAAATGGAAAAGAAATTCCTGAAGGCTTAGAAGAAAAAAAATATTTTTTATTTTTTGGTGCAGTAGAGCCTAAAAAAAATATTGCTAGAATTATTGCTGCTCATAAAGAAAGTAAAACTAAACTACCATTAGTTCTTGTTGTTTCACAAGGGTGGGGATGTGATGATGTATGGGAAGAAATAAATAATTACTCTAATGATGGATCAAGGCGTTGTATTGTAATCAAATATTTACAACGAGATGATTTAATTAACATAATTTCGCATGCTAAAGCGCTCATTTTTCCTTCTTTATATGAAGGCTTTGGTTTACCAGCTCTCGAAGCTATGGCATTGGGAACCCCCGTGGTTGGGTCAACAGAAGGCAGTCTTCCAGAAATTATTGGCCAAGCTGGAATATTAGTAAATCCTTTAAGTGTCGAAGAATTGAAAAATGCTATAATACAGCTAGAATATAATCCAGAACTCACAAAAAAACTTATACAAGCAGGGAAAGATCGTGCGATCTTTTTCTCTAATAGCGCTTATTGTAAGCGTTTGTCTTCTGCCTTAGACCTTTGCAGTGCGAAATTACATAAATTAAAATAA
- the grxC gene encoding glutaredoxin 3, translated as MAHIEIYTTRVCPYCKRAKALFAEKGVSFDEYDVTDDSAKRTEMIKRSGGRTVPQIFIDDKHIGGCDDLVKLNSEGKLDPLLAK; from the coding sequence ATGGCGCATATCGAAATTTATACCACGCGAGTTTGCCCCTATTGCAAACGGGCAAAAGCTCTGTTCGCCGAAAAAGGCGTGAGTTTTGACGAATATGACGTCACGGATGACAGCGCTAAAAGAACCGAAATGATTAAGCGTTCCGGTGGCCGAACCGTTCCGCAGATCTTTATTGATGACAAGCATATCGGTGGCTGTGATGATCTGGTCAAATTGAACAGTGAAGGTAAGCTCGACCCATTATTGGCAAAATAA
- a CDS encoding M67 family metallopeptidase, which produces MAFTNGIPLSDKESVKFFIASSFVETILQAASACPDKEICGLLIGKANSVTEIRPMENKAAHPERFFEMEEADLIRSHREARERGLKVIGHYHSHPSGNCRPSHWDAALAHDGQYWLIAASNKIEGWYAGKNGVVEGIFHPCRLVVE; this is translated from the coding sequence ATGGCTTTCACTAATGGAATTCCGCTTTCTGACAAGGAAAGCGTGAAATTTTTTATCGCTTCGTCTTTTGTTGAAACGATTTTACAGGCGGCTTCGGCCTGTCCTGATAAGGAAATATGCGGCCTTTTAATCGGTAAAGCGAATTCTGTGACCGAAATCAGGCCGATGGAAAATAAAGCCGCCCATCCAGAGCGTTTTTTTGAAATGGAAGAAGCGGATCTGATCCGTTCCCATCGAGAAGCGCGAGAGCGGGGTTTAAAGGTCATTGGCCATTATCATTCCCATCCATCGGGTAATTGTCGTCCGTCTCATTGGGATGCAGCTTTGGCACATGATGGGCAATATTGGTTGATTGCGGCTTCCAATAAAATAGAAGGATGGTATGCCGGTAAAAACGGGGTGGTTGAAGGCATATTTCATCCTTGCCGACTTGTTGTCGAGTAA
- a CDS encoding histidine phosphotransferase family protein — translation MTMTAINLASLLCSRLCHDLLSPVSAMNNGIELLADEHDPEMRARCIDLLSESAKVSASKLKFFRLAFGQGGGFSESVDTEEIREAIAGLFGFDHRIQLGWMVDDPVMEKQAVRILLNLSLIASDALVRGGNLDIGAEGNEIVIRAEGRRLVFDEQIEATLLGKTPQDQLTPRLVAAWLIYTLIKERNGDLQIVRPEPNVLLFGINLM, via the coding sequence ATGACCATGACAGCTATCAATCTGGCAAGCTTGCTCTGCTCACGGCTTTGTCATGATCTCTTAAGTCCTGTCAGTGCCATGAATAACGGCATCGAATTGTTGGCCGACGAACATGACCCTGAAATGCGGGCGCGTTGTATTGACCTCCTTTCTGAAAGTGCCAAGGTTTCAGCGAGTAAGCTGAAATTTTTCCGATTGGCCTTTGGGCAGGGCGGAGGCTTTTCTGAATCTGTGGACACTGAGGAAATTCGTGAGGCTATTGCCGGATTATTCGGTTTTGACCATCGCATCCAGTTGGGATGGATGGTTGATGATCCGGTTATGGAAAAACAAGCGGTTCGTATTCTGCTGAATCTGTCTTTGATTGCGTCTGATGCTTTGGTGCGAGGCGGTAATCTCGATATTGGAGCCGAAGGCAATGAAATTGTTATTCGGGCAGAAGGGCGGCGTTTGGTCTTTGATGAGCAGATTGAAGCAACCTTGTTAGGGAAAACCCCGCAAGATCAATTAACGCCGCGTTTGGTGGCGGCATGGCTTATCTATACCCTTATCAAAGAGAGAAATGGCGATTTGCAGATTGTTCGGCCAGAACCGAATGTTTTGCTGTTTGGTATCAATTTGATGTGA
- the galE gene encoding UDP-glucose 4-epimerase GalE — MRYLVTGGAGFVGSHTVLALLDAGHEVVVLDNLSTGHIQAVPKSVEFHHVDLLDKTAIANVIANRAWDGVFHFAALSQVAESMRKPLKYFYHNYLTAFNLIQTCIENNINKLVFSSTAALFGGENRVDPISETDLIQPGSPYGESKYMIERILYWADRIYHLHSACLRYFNAAGADHLGRAGEDHRPETHLIPLTIDSALGRRPTLKLFGTDYPTRDGSCIRDYVHVSDLANAHLRAIDQINDRSVVYNVGNGQGYSNLEVIESVERVSGQKVSWEPAPRRQGDPAVLVADSTALQKDTGWMTNFGSIDKIVETALLWREKHPQGYI; from the coding sequence ATGCGCTATCTTGTCACTGGCGGCGCAGGTTTTGTTGGAAGCCATACTGTTTTGGCTCTTCTAGATGCTGGCCACGAAGTTGTTGTTCTTGATAATTTAAGTACTGGACACATCCAAGCTGTTCCTAAAAGTGTTGAATTTCATCATGTTGATTTACTAGACAAAACAGCCATAGCAAACGTAATCGCTAACCGTGCATGGGATGGAGTTTTTCATTTTGCGGCACTTTCTCAAGTCGCAGAAAGCATGAGAAAACCATTAAAATACTTTTACCATAATTATCTTACAGCTTTTAATCTTATTCAGACTTGTATTGAAAATAACATAAATAAGCTGGTATTCTCTTCTACAGCTGCATTATTCGGGGGAGAGAATAGAGTTGATCCAATCTCCGAAACTGATCTCATTCAGCCAGGATCGCCATATGGCGAGAGTAAATACATGATCGAACGGATTCTATATTGGGCTGATAGAATATATCATTTGCACAGTGCATGTTTACGATATTTTAATGCAGCTGGGGCAGATCACTTAGGGCGAGCTGGAGAAGATCATCGACCAGAAACACATCTTATTCCTTTAACAATAGATTCGGCTTTAGGACGGCGACCTACATTAAAATTATTCGGAACTGACTATCCAACCCGAGACGGATCTTGTATCCGCGATTATGTTCATGTTTCTGATCTTGCAAACGCCCATTTACGCGCAATTGATCAAATCAATGATCGGAGCGTTGTATATAACGTTGGGAATGGACAAGGATATTCTAATTTAGAAGTTATAGAGTCTGTCGAACGAGTAAGTGGTCAAAAAGTTTCATGGGAACCAGCCCCACGTCGACAAGGTGATCCTGCAGTATTAGTAGCAGATTCTACAGCTCTGCAAAAAGATACTGGCTGGATGACAAATTTTGGCAGTATCGACAAAATTGTTGAAACAGCCTTATTATGGCGTGAAAAACATCCACAAGGATATATTTAA
- a CDS encoding SH3 domain-containing protein, producing the protein MMVRVFQSGKRKLFCAVAQFFIFCLCPVFFIISPLSAAVIHTTLPYWASISASEAFMRSGPGANYPAIWHYQRPDLPVKVVARHENWRKVEDIDGATGWIASALLSDRRTAILNGVGIQNLYAEPSATASVIWRAENGVIGRVSKCRENWCLFNIRGQTGYINSRNLWGVDPNEEIK; encoded by the coding sequence ATGATGGTGCGTGTATTTCAGTCAGGGAAAAGAAAATTATTCTGTGCTGTCGCCCAATTTTTTATTTTTTGTCTTTGTCCCGTTTTTTTTATTATATCGCCGCTTTCAGCCGCCGTTATTCATACAACGCTGCCTTATTGGGCTTCGATTAGTGCCAGTGAAGCCTTTATGCGGAGTGGCCCCGGAGCGAATTATCCCGCGATTTGGCATTACCAGCGGCCTGATTTGCCTGTAAAAGTGGTTGCCCGTCATGAAAATTGGAGAAAAGTGGAAGATATTGACGGGGCAACTGGATGGATTGCCTCGGCCTTACTTTCTGACAGGCGCACCGCGATTTTGAATGGTGTTGGTATCCAAAATTTATATGCAGAGCCTTCGGCAACGGCGTCCGTTATCTGGCGGGCTGAAAATGGTGTGATTGGTCGTGTTTCAAAATGTCGTGAGAATTGGTGTCTATTTAACATTCGTGGTCAGACGGGCTATATCAATAGCCGCAATCTATGGGGTGTTGATCCCAATGAAGAGATCAAATGA